A stretch of the Archangium violaceum genome encodes the following:
- the nagZ gene encoding beta-N-acetylhexosaminidase, with protein sequence MFPRLLRALTVPLVLCFGACVTTEGQPEASRPHALPAPRAPAQVETDPGPAAPSSPRVDPALQARVEALMARLSVEDKVGQLMMVGFAGTEVDASVEELVRGRRVGGVCLFKRNIEDSEQVARLNEGLRRLLANGIPPFLALDQEGGNVVRVRDGVVVLPGNMALGATRSAELAYAAGHAQGEDLKRLGFNMNLAPVLDVNLNPRNPVIGIRSYGDSVPLVSELGRAFVRGQQDAGLVTVAKHFPGHGATDADSHKSLPVMSESREEVLAQMEPFRVVIQDGLDGLMTAHVAVPGLTGDDMPATIHPQVLDGLLRQRLGFDGLVLTDELEMDAIAQRYGVGRAAVMAVNAGADMVLVPWRAEKKREVYEALRAAVWSEDIPRARLDDAVRRILTAKVRRGLFEPLLPLEERLATPPSPEHEEVAHRIARAAVTLLRADGKHFPLSQETRLGVITAEDSLGEAIRARVPEAQVMNVPAYPSRARRAVLRQRARRLALASDVVVVGMINSRQLELVTMAAATGRPVLVVSMGLPYLAEQADEARAVLAVYSYQPAATEAAAAALFGEIGTPGRLPVGLNGLAFGDGLDAPHREQRSAR encoded by the coding sequence GTGTTTCCCCGGCTCCTTCGCGCACTCACCGTCCCGCTCGTCCTGTGCTTCGGGGCCTGCGTCACCACCGAGGGACAACCCGAAGCATCCCGGCCGCACGCCCTGCCCGCCCCTCGAGCGCCGGCCCAGGTCGAGACGGACCCCGGCCCGGCCGCCCCCTCGAGCCCTCGGGTGGACCCGGCGCTCCAGGCCCGGGTGGAGGCTCTCATGGCCCGCCTGTCCGTCGAGGACAAGGTGGGCCAGTTGATGATGGTGGGCTTCGCCGGCACGGAGGTGGACGCGTCCGTGGAGGAGCTGGTGCGCGGCCGCCGGGTGGGCGGGGTGTGCCTCTTCAAGCGCAACATCGAGGACAGCGAGCAGGTGGCCCGGCTCAACGAGGGCCTGCGCCGGCTGCTGGCCAACGGCATTCCCCCCTTCCTCGCCCTGGACCAGGAGGGGGGCAACGTGGTGCGGGTGAGGGACGGCGTGGTCGTGCTGCCGGGCAACATGGCGCTGGGGGCCACCCGCTCGGCGGAGTTGGCCTACGCCGCGGGACACGCCCAGGGGGAAGATCTGAAACGTCTGGGCTTCAACATGAACCTGGCCCCGGTGCTGGACGTCAACCTCAACCCGCGCAACCCCGTCATCGGCATCCGCTCCTATGGGGACTCGGTGCCGCTCGTGTCGGAGCTGGGGCGAGCCTTCGTGCGGGGCCAGCAGGACGCGGGGCTCGTCACCGTGGCCAAGCACTTCCCCGGCCATGGGGCCACCGACGCCGACAGCCACAAGTCCCTGCCCGTCATGAGCGAGTCCCGCGAGGAGGTGCTCGCGCAGATGGAGCCCTTCCGCGTCGTCATCCAGGACGGGCTGGACGGGCTGATGACGGCCCACGTGGCGGTGCCCGGCCTCACCGGGGACGACATGCCGGCCACCATCCACCCCCAGGTGCTCGACGGGCTGCTGCGCCAGCGGCTGGGCTTCGACGGGCTGGTGCTCACCGACGAGTTGGAGATGGACGCCATCGCCCAGCGCTACGGCGTAGGCCGGGCCGCGGTGATGGCGGTGAACGCCGGAGCGGACATGGTGCTCGTCCCCTGGCGGGCGGAGAAGAAGAGGGAGGTGTACGAGGCGCTGAGGGCCGCGGTCTGGAGCGAGGACATTCCCCGGGCGCGCCTGGACGACGCGGTGCGCCGCATCCTCACCGCCAAGGTGCGCCGCGGCCTCTTCGAGCCACTCCTCCCGCTGGAGGAGCGCCTGGCCACCCCGCCTTCTCCGGAGCACGAGGAGGTGGCCCACCGCATCGCCCGCGCCGCCGTCACCCTGCTGCGCGCGGACGGCAAGCACTTCCCCCTCTCCCAGGAGACGCGCCTGGGCGTCATCACCGCGGAGGACTCCCTGGGCGAGGCCATCCGCGCCCGCGTGCCCGAGGCCCAGGTGATGAACGTGCCCGCCTACCCCTCGCGCGCCCGCCGCGCCGTGCTGCGGCAACGGGCCCGCCGGCTGGCGCTCGCCTCGGACGTGGTGGTGGTGGGGATGATCAACTCGCGCCAGCTCGAGCTCGTCACCATGGCCGCCGCCACGGGGCGCCCGGTGCTGGTGGTGTCCATGGGACTGCCCTACCTCGCCGAACAGGCAGACGAGGCCCGGGCCGTGCTGGCCGTCTACTCCTACCAGCCCGCCGCCACCGAGGCCGCCGCCGCCGCCCTCTTCGGGGAGATCGGCACGCCGGGCCGGCTCCCCGTGGGGCTCAATGGGCTCGCCTTCGGTGACGGATTGGACGCGCCCCACCGCGAGCAGCGGAGCGCGCGCTGA
- a CDS encoding PTS sugar transporter subunit IIA codes for MRISEFLSPEAVIADLHARDKQEILREMSAAFARAHPSLKEERLVEVLREREKLGSTGIGEGVAIPHGKLAGLTQLVAAFGVSRQGVDFEAIDGKPTHLFFALVAPENSAGVHLKALARISRLFKNPRFRASILEAPTTADIHALIVQEDARP; via the coding sequence TTGCGAATCTCCGAGTTCCTCAGCCCCGAAGCCGTCATCGCGGACCTCCATGCCCGTGACAAACAGGAGATATTGCGCGAGATGAGTGCCGCGTTCGCCCGGGCGCACCCCTCCTTGAAGGAGGAGCGCCTGGTGGAGGTGCTGCGCGAGCGCGAGAAGCTGGGTTCCACCGGCATCGGCGAGGGGGTGGCCATCCCCCATGGGAAGCTGGCCGGGCTGACGCAGCTGGTCGCCGCCTTTGGCGTGTCGCGCCAGGGGGTGGACTTCGAGGCCATCGACGGCAAGCCCACGCACCTCTTCTTCGCCCTGGTGGCCCCGGAGAACAGCGCCGGCGTCCACCTCAAGGCTCTGGCGCGTATCTCCCGCCTCTTCAAGAATCCGCGCTTCCGCGCCTCCATCCTCGAGGCGCCCACGACAGCGGACATCCACGCCCTCATCGTTCAGGAAGACGCCCGGCCCTGA
- the dtd gene encoding D-aminoacyl-tRNA deacylase — translation MKAVVQRVLEASVTVQGERVSQMGPGLLVLLGVGKGDTEADVTWMAEKLATLRIFEDAAGKMNLSLEDTSRQLIVVSQFTLYGDARKGRRPSFIDAMEPVGAKALYERVCDTLRARGLTVGTGVFAADMKVALVNDGPVTLLLESPGAAAPTAGR, via the coding sequence ATGAAGGCAGTGGTGCAGCGGGTGCTCGAGGCCTCCGTCACGGTGCAGGGCGAGCGTGTCAGCCAGATGGGGCCCGGGCTGCTGGTGCTGCTCGGCGTCGGCAAGGGCGACACCGAGGCCGACGTGACGTGGATGGCGGAGAAGCTCGCCACCCTGCGCATCTTCGAGGACGCCGCGGGCAAGATGAACCTGTCGCTGGAGGACACCTCCCGGCAGCTCATCGTCGTGAGCCAGTTCACCCTCTATGGGGACGCGCGCAAGGGCCGGCGCCCCAGCTTCATCGACGCCATGGAGCCGGTGGGCGCCAAGGCCCTCTACGAGCGCGTCTGCGACACCCTGCGCGCCCGCGGCCTCACGGTGGGCACCGGCGTCTTCGCCGCGGACATGAAGGTGGCGCTCGTCAACGACGGCCCCGTCACCCTCCTCCTGGAGAGCCCGGGGGCCGCGGCACCTACCGCCGGGCGCTGA
- a CDS encoding TIGR02265 family protein — translation MEAGATRDWARELHESSLLATPQDTVRGLFFTSMLDSIRGLGNEVAVARCQEALEGHTFVPFFSYPTPLLVRLTGVAMRELSGQYGGPENAVRALGRKATADFMASAVGNTVRLVAGKDIKLLTGSVQTLYRMTSSYGERRLEWPGEKSGRLIMRRTFLPVPYHEGVVEGLVTQYGARNVRVRGRQTAPLDSVYDFSWE, via the coding sequence ATGGAGGCAGGAGCGACCCGCGACTGGGCAAGGGAGTTGCACGAGAGCAGTCTGCTCGCCACGCCCCAGGACACCGTGCGTGGGCTGTTCTTCACCAGCATGCTGGATTCGATCCGGGGACTCGGGAACGAGGTGGCGGTGGCGCGCTGCCAGGAGGCCCTGGAAGGGCACACCTTCGTGCCCTTCTTCAGCTACCCCACCCCCCTGCTGGTGCGCCTGACAGGGGTGGCGATGCGGGAGCTGAGCGGCCAGTACGGAGGCCCGGAGAACGCGGTGCGGGCCCTGGGACGCAAGGCCACGGCGGACTTCATGGCCTCCGCGGTGGGCAACACGGTGCGCCTGGTGGCCGGCAAGGACATCAAGCTGCTCACGGGCAGCGTCCAGACGCTCTACCGGATGACGTCCTCCTATGGGGAGCGCAGGTTGGAGTGGCCCGGAGAGAAGAGCGGCCGGCTCATCATGCGGCGCACCTTCCTGCCCGTGCCGTATCACGAGGGCGTGGTGGAGGGGCTCGTCACGCAGTATGGAGCGAGGAACGTGAGGGTGCGCGGCAGGCAGACGGCCCCGCTCGACAGCGTGTACGACTTCTCCTGGGAGTGA
- a CDS encoding tetratricopeptide repeat protein gives MHLRALSLLLLLIPLSTWAAEMRGIRLYARGEYVRASRALKEEVNNPRRSEKERARARVYLAASLLALEKTDEARQQLEELALLYPEQRVDSALFPPELVELEKVVRSRLQAERLREEAEQAERERLAAAEEAERRRREQEAQLPPSVEPGSAGELQGTASTPSPSTIRLRPELTGYSDAAGALSGGKVSFGLGLGLTVGGGPVEGTVRALPGGERWAWELEAGYLFGTGAFQPRVALRGTLFPRGTVETSDGSWVGIGGALGGRLALSPQLTLLADVGAEYLVNAPARYNGGVFVISAGVGYNLF, from the coding sequence ATGCATCTACGTGCGCTGTCCCTTCTTCTGTTGCTCATTCCCCTGTCCACGTGGGCGGCGGAAATGCGAGGCATCCGCCTCTATGCGCGGGGCGAGTATGTCCGGGCGAGTCGCGCACTGAAGGAGGAGGTGAACAACCCCCGGCGCTCCGAGAAGGAGCGGGCCCGCGCGCGCGTCTACCTCGCCGCCTCGCTCCTGGCGCTCGAGAAGACCGACGAGGCGCGCCAGCAACTTGAGGAGCTTGCCCTGCTCTACCCGGAGCAGCGGGTGGATTCCGCCCTCTTCCCTCCGGAGTTGGTGGAATTGGAGAAGGTGGTGCGCAGCCGACTGCAAGCCGAGCGTCTGCGCGAGGAGGCCGAGCAGGCCGAGCGGGAGAGGCTCGCTGCCGCCGAGGAAGCTGAGCGGCGCAGGCGTGAGCAGGAGGCCCAGCTTCCGCCGTCCGTGGAGCCGGGGTCGGCGGGGGAACTCCAGGGCACGGCGTCCACACCCTCTCCCTCCACCATCCGGTTGCGGCCGGAGCTCACCGGCTACAGCGACGCCGCGGGAGCGCTCTCTGGCGGGAAGGTCTCCTTTGGCCTGGGCCTGGGCCTCACCGTGGGTGGCGGACCGGTGGAGGGCACCGTGCGCGCGCTGCCGGGTGGTGAGCGTTGGGCGTGGGAACTGGAGGCGGGCTACCTCTTTGGGACGGGGGCCTTCCAACCGCGAGTGGCCCTGCGGGGAACCCTGTTCCCGCGCGGCACGGTGGAGACTTCCGACGGCTCATGGGTGGGCATCGGAGGCGCGTTGGGAGGACGGCTGGCGCTCTCGCCCCAGCTCACCCTGTTGGCGGATGTCGGCGCCGAGTACCTCGTCAATGCGCCCGCCCGGTACAACGGAGGCGTGTTCGTCATCTCCGCTGGCGTGGGCTACAACCTCTTCTAG
- a CDS encoding SDR family oxidoreductase, with the protein MEKVTGTALVTGGNRGLGLEVCRQLGRRGMRVLLSARDIAGGAKATAALRSEGIDVNFEPLDVTFQESILQLTDRLGRQDIRLAALVNNAGISMKGFDEHVAEGTLAVNFFGAMNVTEHLLPLMEEHGRIVMVSSGMGALEGLSPAIRQRIDPPPSREELSSLLRTFVDDVRGGQYEQKGWPGSAYRVSKLGLNALTRRWAEELKPRHLLVNAVCPGWVKTRMGGPGAPRSVEEGADTVVWAATLPPEGPTGCLFRDRRPVPW; encoded by the coding sequence ATGGAGAAGGTGACGGGAACGGCGCTCGTGACGGGTGGCAATCGAGGGCTTGGGCTCGAGGTGTGCCGACAGCTCGGCCGGCGCGGCATGCGGGTGTTGCTCTCGGCCCGGGACATCGCCGGGGGCGCGAAGGCCACCGCCGCGCTGCGCTCCGAGGGCATCGACGTGAACTTCGAGCCCCTCGACGTCACGTTCCAGGAGAGCATCCTCCAGCTGACGGATCGGCTCGGGCGCCAGGACATCCGGCTCGCGGCGCTCGTCAACAACGCGGGCATCTCCATGAAGGGCTTCGACGAGCACGTCGCCGAGGGCACCCTCGCCGTGAACTTCTTCGGTGCCATGAACGTCACGGAGCACCTGCTGCCGTTGATGGAAGAGCACGGCCGCATCGTCATGGTGTCGAGCGGGATGGGGGCGCTGGAGGGACTGTCTCCCGCCATCCGCCAGCGCATCGATCCTCCCCCGTCCAGGGAGGAATTGAGCTCCCTCCTGCGCACGTTCGTCGACGATGTGCGCGGTGGCCAGTACGAGCAGAAGGGCTGGCCGGGCTCGGCCTACCGTGTCTCCAAGTTGGGACTCAACGCATTGACACGGCGGTGGGCCGAGGAGCTGAAGCCGCGTCATCTGCTCGTCAACGCCGTCTGCCCGGGCTGGGTGAAGACGCGAATGGGTGGCCCGGGGGCGCCGCGAAGCGTGGAGGAGGGCGCGGACACCGTCGTGTGGGCCGCGACACTACCCCCCGAGGGCCCCACGGGCTGTCTCTTCCGAGATCGTCGGCCCGTCCCCTGGTAG
- the dacB gene encoding D-alanyl-D-alanine carboxypeptidase/D-alanyl-D-alanine endopeptidase, giving the protein MQDHRARPLLAVTVALFVMLPRVGFGAADDKKRAEREALKASLMQVLQREPLNASRVGVHMMSLDDGSVVFSHNADELLNPASNVKLVTSAAALVTLGPEYRFETEFLVETESDGIKARTLYVRGKGDPSITTERLYGIVSDLFHTGLREVQDIVVDDSWFDAERTPPGFDQEDSDRAYMAPTGALSLNWNAVGVFLRPGDTVGSKGVVEIEPQSDFFVVENSLTTGNARSRRFSVASDAAGAQQKIIVRGQVPHGGAYMSVYKKIDNPPMYFGQTLKQMLTTRGVKVKGKVKQGLAPQKAKLVYVAHSDTFDIILKRLNKVSSNFIAETLLKTMGAEARGVPGTFAKGIDVVEDFLSREVGIPRGTYVMKNGSGLNDANRFSATQLDRVLRYMYDRFPLAPEYLSSLGIAGKDGTLRYRFDGTEAVGRLRAKTGTLENVSALSGYVQAAGGEKFIFSMMVNDYPGRSGPVVRGLDSLGAAVASVGSTMGPGRTVAELASEEKSSTPMAEVTSRVKTYLALGSQRDARNIGFLRTAWRSERDPAVRAVVAESLYQSNPQDYLGVRTLLDSYSAGTDVYGRLRSVARELSVEVPGLGSMVELAASGNAEALARIIELAGASSGDAASESEMVEGLGAVARTAPEELVQAMRTASARDREATTTLLARGLVQAGEAEHPFWKALRKSLGSTDTRLAEFSRTLEGTLSRKVAEEKAPRPLVPVQIVAPAVSTPIGPTSAERTAETRPGG; this is encoded by the coding sequence GTGCAGGATCACCGAGCCAGACCCCTCTTGGCCGTGACGGTCGCCCTTTTCGTCATGCTTCCGCGCGTCGGCTTCGGCGCCGCGGACGACAAGAAGCGCGCCGAGCGCGAGGCGCTCAAGGCTTCGCTGATGCAGGTGTTGCAACGCGAGCCCCTCAACGCCAGTCGCGTGGGCGTCCACATGATGAGCCTCGATGACGGCAGCGTGGTGTTCAGCCACAACGCCGACGAGCTGCTCAACCCCGCCTCCAACGTGAAGCTCGTCACGTCGGCGGCGGCGCTCGTCACGCTCGGGCCGGAATACCGCTTCGAGACCGAGTTCCTCGTGGAGACCGAGTCCGACGGTATCAAGGCCAGGACGCTCTACGTGCGTGGCAAGGGCGACCCGTCCATCACCACCGAGCGCCTCTACGGCATCGTGTCGGACCTCTTCCACACCGGCCTGCGCGAGGTGCAGGACATCGTCGTGGACGACTCGTGGTTCGACGCCGAGCGCACCCCTCCGGGCTTCGACCAGGAGGACTCGGACCGGGCCTACATGGCGCCCACCGGCGCGCTGAGCCTCAACTGGAACGCGGTGGGCGTGTTCCTGCGTCCCGGTGACACCGTGGGCTCCAAGGGCGTGGTGGAGATCGAGCCGCAGAGCGACTTCTTCGTGGTGGAGAACTCGCTCACCACGGGCAACGCCCGGTCCCGGCGCTTCTCGGTGGCCTCGGACGCCGCGGGGGCCCAGCAGAAGATCATCGTGCGGGGCCAGGTGCCGCACGGCGGCGCCTACATGAGCGTGTACAAGAAGATCGACAACCCGCCCATGTACTTCGGCCAGACGCTCAAGCAGATGCTGACCACGCGGGGCGTGAAGGTGAAGGGCAAGGTGAAGCAGGGCCTCGCGCCGCAGAAGGCGAAGCTGGTGTACGTGGCCCACTCGGACACCTTCGACATCATCCTCAAGCGCCTCAACAAGGTGTCGAGCAACTTCATCGCCGAGACGCTCCTCAAGACGATGGGGGCCGAGGCGCGTGGGGTGCCGGGCACCTTCGCCAAGGGCATCGACGTGGTGGAGGACTTCCTCTCGCGCGAGGTGGGCATCCCCCGCGGCACGTACGTGATGAAGAACGGCAGCGGCCTCAACGACGCCAACCGCTTCTCCGCCACGCAGCTGGACCGCGTCCTCCGCTACATGTACGACCGCTTCCCGCTGGCGCCCGAGTACCTGTCCTCGCTGGGCATCGCCGGCAAGGACGGCACGCTCAGGTACCGCTTCGACGGGACCGAGGCCGTGGGCCGGCTGCGCGCCAAGACGGGCACGCTGGAGAACGTGTCGGCCCTCAGCGGCTACGTGCAGGCGGCGGGCGGGGAGAAGTTCATCTTCTCCATGATGGTGAATGACTACCCGGGCCGCTCCGGGCCGGTGGTGCGCGGACTGGACTCGCTGGGCGCGGCGGTGGCCTCGGTGGGCTCCACGATGGGCCCGGGGCGCACGGTGGCGGAGCTGGCCAGCGAGGAGAAGTCGAGCACCCCCATGGCCGAGGTGACGAGCCGGGTGAAGACGTACCTGGCGCTGGGCAGTCAGCGCGACGCGCGCAACATCGGCTTCCTGCGCACGGCGTGGCGCAGCGAGCGCGACCCGGCGGTGCGGGCGGTGGTGGCCGAGAGCCTCTACCAGTCCAACCCGCAGGACTACCTCGGGGTGCGCACGCTGCTGGACAGCTACTCGGCGGGCACGGATGTGTACGGCCGGCTGCGCTCGGTGGCGCGTGAGCTGTCGGTGGAGGTGCCCGGCCTGGGCTCCATGGTGGAGCTGGCCGCCAGCGGCAACGCCGAGGCGCTCGCGCGCATCATCGAACTGGCCGGAGCGTCCTCGGGTGACGCCGCCTCCGAGTCCGAGATGGTCGAGGGTCTGGGCGCGGTGGCTCGCACCGCCCCGGAGGAGCTGGTGCAGGCGATGAGGACGGCCTCCGCCAGGGACCGCGAGGCGACCACCACGCTGTTGGCGCGTGGGCTCGTCCAGGCGGGAGAAGCCGAGCACCCCTTCTGGAAGGCGCTGCGCAAGAGCCTGGGCTCCACCGACACCAGGCTGGCGGAGTTCTCCCGCACGCTGGAGGGCACGCTGTCACGCAAGGTGGCCGAGGAGAAGGCGCCCAGGCCCCTGGTGCCCGTGCAGATCGTGGCCCCGGCGGTCTCCACGCCCATCGGCCCCACCTCCGCCGAGCGCACGGCGGAGACCCGCCCGGGCGGGTGA
- a CDS encoding single-stranded DNA-binding protein, translating to MAGGVNKVILIGNLGADPEVRFTPGGQAVANFRIATSDTWTDKNGQKQERTEWHRIVVWGKLAELCGEYLKKGRQCYVEGRLQTREWTDKENRKNYTTEVVANAVTFLGGRDGAGAGGGGGGGGRGYSQQRGGGQQQGGGGYDDYGPPPMGMDEGGGGGNGGGDDDIPF from the coding sequence ATGGCTGGAGGAGTCAACAAGGTCATCCTCATCGGCAACCTCGGCGCGGACCCGGAGGTGCGCTTCACCCCGGGTGGCCAGGCGGTCGCCAACTTCCGCATCGCGACCAGCGATACCTGGACCGACAAGAACGGCCAGAAGCAGGAGCGCACGGAGTGGCACCGCATCGTCGTGTGGGGGAAGCTCGCGGAGCTCTGCGGCGAGTACCTGAAGAAGGGCCGCCAGTGCTACGTCGAGGGTCGCCTGCAGACGCGCGAGTGGACGGACAAGGAGAACAGGAAGAACTACACCACCGAGGTGGTGGCCAACGCGGTGACCTTCCTGGGCGGCCGTGACGGCGCCGGAGCGGGCGGCGGCGGTGGCGGTGGTGGCCGCGGCTACTCGCAGCAGCGCGGCGGGGGCCAGCAGCAGGGCGGCGGCGGGTACGACGACTACGGCCCTCCCCCGATGGGCATGGACGAGGGCGGTGGCGGTGGCAACGGCGGCGGGGACGACGACATCCCGTTCTAG
- a CDS encoding succinate dehydrogenase, whose protein sequence is MSTQAATAPAAISQKTPLLQSRLGSFLAVVPLSIWVVNHLWDNLAAFYGGAAWQTAVTQYKHPYAQALTFLIVMLPLLFHTGWGLVRMFSFKPNNLAYPYYGNLKYIVQRVAGLGVLAFLGAHIWLAFLQPRLIHGQAEPFAAIAYEMHWHAPTIMVYLLGVLGTAYHLANGLQGFAMGWGLLATERSMRRFEPWSIVIFLVLLAMGWGAIFALYQAGGTEEIIRAREEIVRLRGGMH, encoded by the coding sequence ATGAGCACCCAAGCCGCTACCGCTCCTGCCGCCATTTCCCAGAAGACGCCGCTCCTCCAGTCCCGTCTGGGCTCGTTCCTCGCCGTGGTGCCGCTGAGCATCTGGGTGGTGAACCACCTGTGGGACAACCTCGCCGCCTTCTACGGGGGCGCGGCCTGGCAGACGGCGGTCACCCAGTACAAGCACCCGTACGCCCAGGCCCTCACGTTCCTCATCGTGATGCTGCCCCTGCTGTTCCACACCGGCTGGGGCCTGGTGCGCATGTTCAGCTTCAAGCCGAACAACCTCGCCTACCCGTACTACGGCAACCTCAAGTACATCGTTCAGCGCGTGGCCGGCCTGGGCGTGCTCGCCTTCCTGGGCGCCCACATCTGGCTGGCCTTCCTCCAACCGCGGCTGATTCACGGCCAGGCGGAGCCCTTCGCGGCCATCGCCTACGAGATGCACTGGCACGCGCCCACCATCATGGTCTACCTGCTGGGCGTGCTGGGCACGGCGTACCACCTCGCCAACGGCCTGCAGGGCTTCGCCATGGGCTGGGGTCTGCTGGCCACCGAGCGCTCCATGCGCCGCTTCGAGCCCTGGTCCATCGTCATCTTCCTGGTGCTGCTGGCCATGGGTTGGGGCGCCATCTTCGCGCTGTACCAGGCCGGTGGCACCGAAGAGATCATCCGCGCCCGCGAGGAGATCGTCCGGCTGCGCGGCGGCATGCACTGA